From one Culex quinquefasciatus strain JHB chromosome 3, VPISU_Cqui_1.0_pri_paternal, whole genome shotgun sequence genomic stretch:
- the LOC6051884 gene encoding LOW QUALITY PROTEIN: ryanodine receptor (The sequence of the model RefSeq protein was modified relative to this genomic sequence to represent the inferred CDS: inserted 2 bases in 1 codon) produces MTLADLLCGEAAKRAAQERSEAQKAQDATLASIEAESKKTSAEPKEPAAVTQIDFSKYSKKAVSYLARNFYNLKYVAVVLAFGINFMLLFYKVTTFGDDEEAAEGSGEDLMGLASGMGSGLVNAILEGGSGEGGSGEGEEDGEDPLEKVEVDEDFFYMEHVMRIAACLHSLVSLCMLIAYSHLKVPLAIFKREKEIARRLEFDGLFIAEQPEDDDIKSHWDKLVISAKTFPVNYWDKFVKRKVRAKYSETYDFDSISNLLGMERNAFATQEGTEGVGFCHFIANIDWRYQIWKAGXLWYFIFTVMGNFNNFFFAAHLLYVAVDFKTLRTILQSVTHNGKQLARKQDLLEKRSSSSGDLFLLARASFDSSISWKDG; encoded by the exons ATGACACTGGCCGATCTGTTGTGCGGTGAAGCCGCCAAGCGGGCCGCCCAGGAACGGTCGGAAGCTCAAAAGGCACAGGACGCGACGCTCGCTAGCATTGAGGCCGAGTCGAAAAAGACGTCGGCCGAACCGAAGGAACCCGCTGCCGTCACCCAGATCGACTTCTCCAAGTACTCGAAAAAGGCCGTCAGTTATCTGGCGAGAAACTTCTACAACCTCAAGTACGTGGCAGTTGTGCTGGCGTTCGGAATCAACTTTATGCTGCTGTTCTACAAGGTAACGACATTCGGCGACGATGAGGAAGCTGCCGAGGGATCTGGCGAGGATTTGATGGGACTGGCATCGGGAATGGGCTCTGGTCTGGTTAACGCCATACTGGAAGGCGGTAGTGGCGAAGGAGGTAGCGGAGAAGGTGAAGAGGACGGCGAAGATCCGCTGGAGAAGGTCGAAGTGGACGAAGACTTTTTCTACATGGAACACGTGATGCGTATTGCCGCCTGCCTGCACAGCTTGGTATCGCTTTGCATGCTGATCGCGTACTCCCACCTCAAGGTTCCGCTGGCCATCTTCAAGCGTGAAAAGGAAATTGCTCGACGACTGGAATTCGACGGGCTGTTCATTGCTGAGCAACCCGAGGACGACGATATCAAATCCCACTGGGACAAGCTGGTCATTTCGGCCAAAACGTTCCCCGTCAACTATTGGGACAAGTTCGTCAAGAGGAAGGTCCGCGCAAAGTACAGTGAAACGTATGACTTCGACTCGATTTCGAACTTGCTCGGAATGGAAAGAAACGCATTTGCCACACAGGAAGGAACCGAGGGTGTTGGCTTCTGCCACTTTATTGCAAACATCGACTGGAGATACCAGATCTGGAAGGCCGG GTTGTGGTACTTTATCTTCACGGTTATGGGCAACTTTAACAACTTCTTCTTCGCCGCTCACTTGCTCTATGTGGCCGTCGATTTCAAGACGCTGCGTACGATCTTGCAGTCCGTAACGCACAACGGCAAGCAGTTGGCCCGTAAACAGGATTTGTTGGAAAAAAGGTCATCGAGTTCAGGTGACCTGTTTCTGCTGGCCAGAGCATCATTCGATTCTTCAATCAGCTGGAAGGACGGATAG